From the Rhinopithecus roxellana isolate Shanxi Qingling chromosome 5, ASM756505v1, whole genome shotgun sequence genome, the window acaggTAATACATTAGCAAGGTTCAAAAatcaaactacaaaataaaatacatagcaaTAAGTCGCCTCTCACCCCTTATCCCTTTCTTCTATAACTGGATTTTCTATCCCAGAGGAAACCAGTATCATCTGTTTCTTGTGAATACTTGCAGAGATTTTTTATGCGACTACAAGTAAATACaaaccatattctttttttttttttttgggggggggacagggtctcttgctctgtcgcccaagctagagtgcagtggcgtgatctcggctcactgtaacctccgcctccggggttcaagcgattctcctgcctcagcctcccgagtagctgggactacaggtggccgccaccacgtcccgctaatttttgtatttttattagtaaggacagggtttcaccaaattggccaggctggtctcgaactcctgaccttgtgatccacctgtctcggcctctcaaagtgctgggattacaggcgtgagctaccgcacccagtcacaaaccatattctttttttcagacggagtgtcactctgtcacccaggctggtgtgcagtggtgctatcagctcgctgcaacctctgcctcctgggctcaagtgattctcctgcctcagcctctgaagtggctgggactacaggcgcccaccaccacacccggctaattttttctgtatttttagtagagacgaggtttcgccagattggccaggctggtctcgaactcttgaccttgtgatccgcccccctcagcctcccaaaatgttgggattacaggcgtgagccaccgcgcccggccaaaccatattcttaaaaagaaaaaaaaaaagtgcaagttTTTCTCGTTACACAATTAACATATATTCCAATGCTTTTGTCATTATAAATATGGCGTAATGATGCTCTTTGTAATGATATTTTggttctcattttcatttctttaaacgAATAAGGAGAacttgtatattattttaaaaattgtaaaatctgCTAGAAGGTGCACTTTATTACGCTATTATTAGCTACTCACCACTGTAAGAAAGAGCGCTGAATTTGCGGTAGGGACCTAAGTTTAAATCTTGGTTCGACCGCTGAAACATACTTCACCAGTTTCATAAAATAACTTTACGCTATTTTCGCTTTACGGAATATTGATACTCAACATGCATTCTTTACCGCCAACGCTTTGAAATGGAGCAGGGGAACTGGATGTgcaagaggggagggaagaaaacctcttctttcttccctatGGCAAAGGGGCTCTGAATCCTGGAGCCCTTGTTTCTTCAGGCACTGGAAACTCACTGCTCCTGAAATGGGTGTGTATCTTGAGATAAAGACAAGCTTCTATACGTCAGTGTTCTATCCACATCCATCCCTACCCCCCTCTAGCGCCGTgtacctagcacacagtaggcacacTCCACGTGTTTTAGCCTGCAAAGTTGCAAGTGTGGCCCCCAAGCCGAGCCCTGCTCTCGTGCGCCCCCTTCTGGCTAGCTGAAAATAAGGCAAAAATTGACTACATTTTCCGGCGTGCCAGGAGAGAGAGACTTCCGGCTATGCAGGAAGGAAATTGACGAACACGTGACGCGGTCGGGCGGACCACTGCAGACGGAGCGGCGGACCGAATTGGGACCTCTGGTTTATGAGCTATCATGTTTCTCCAGTATTACCTCAACGAGGAGGGAGATCGGGTCTATACGCTGAAGGTGAGGAGAGAAAACAGGTTGTAAATAGCCATGGCGAGAAATGTAGATGGGAGGAGTGGGTGAGGCCATACACGGAGTTACCTAGCTGGGTGCAGGGAACCAGAAAGTCCAGAACCGAGGTGGGGAAGAACCGGGAGCTCgcgactaattttttaattaaaaaaaaaaatgtttggccgggcgcagtggctcacgcctgtaatcctagcactttgggaggccgaggcgtgtggattgCCTTAGCTCTGGAGTTAagagaccattctgggcaacacggtgaaactacatttctactaaaatacaaaaaattagccgggcgtggcggtgtgcgcctgttttcccagctactcgggaggctaaaacaggagaatcgcttaaacccgggaggcggaggttgcagtgaaccgagatagcgccattgcactcactttacctttttttttttaaagacagggactcgctttgttgcctaggctgtagtgcctcggctcactgcaacctccgcctcctgggctcaaacaatcttcctgcctcagcctcccgagtagctgggactacaggcgtgcgccaccacacctggctaatttttggtttgggtttttttttttgtttggttggttggttttgtttgtttgttgtagagacgaggtttcgccatattgcccaggctggtctccaacttctgacctcaagccatcgtcctgcctcggcctcgcaaagtgctgggattacaggcgtgagccaccgcgcctggcctttttaagttttatatttatttatttgtacaaCTTTTTGAGCTGATCATTGCATCTTCTGTTTTCATGTTTGCCCTTTTTCGCGTTGTCCCCACCGCATTTCATCACTCCGGTACTGACATACATTCTCTATTCCTGGAGCAGAAATTTGACCCGATGGGACAACAGACCTGCTCAGCCCATCCTGCTCGGTTCTCCCCAGATGACAAATACTCCCGACACCGAATCACCATCAAGAAACGCTTCAAGGTGCTCATGACCCAGCAACCGCGCCCTGTACTCTGAAGGTCCCTTAAACTGATGTCTCTTCTGCGGCCTGTTACCCCTCGGAGACTCCGTAACCAAACTCTTCAGTCTGTGAGCCCTGATCCCTTTTTACCAGCCATACTCTTTGGCATCCAGTCTCATCGTGGTGATTGAGCATGCTTGTGTGAGGCAGTCATGGTGGCATCACCCATAAAGGGAACacgtttgacttttttttcttgtatttgaaATTACTACAAGattattaaagataaaatgatTTGAAAAGCTCTTATTTTGTGAGTTGTTGGAGGAAAGGATtggtagtatttttttaaagggagggAGATGATGGACGAGAGTACCCCAGAGAGTTGCAACAATACCACTTGGAAGAAAAACTTCAGTCCTGCTGTAGCAAGAGTGGTCATGTGCCCTTAGTGATAGGAGGGTATTGGGGAAGAAAGATTAAGACTTTCACAGCTGTCAGCATTCATTGAAAAATACCCCTGTTGTcaggtaatttctcatcccttgaaataacattttgattaaaaatgGAAGAGTACTTGAAAAAGTAATAGGTATATTATAGAGAGAGGGCAGTGAATTGAAAGTAAGaccaatatttcctttttgtataactttgagaaagttacttaacctgttTAGTCTGATTTTTCTCCTTACTAACTTATCTTTGAACTCATTGATTAAGTggtgggcctttttttttttttttaaagacagagtctcgctctgttgtccaggctggagtgcatgggtggctgactacaacctccgtctcccaggttcaagcaattatcctgcctcagcttcccaagtaactgggattacaggcgcaagccaccacgcccagctaatttttgtatttcttttagtagagacagggtttcgccatgtcggccaggctgatctcgaactcctcacctcaagtgatccacccacctcggcctcccaaagtgctaggattacaggcatgagccaccacacctagcctgggtcttttttttttttttttgagatggagtcttggtctgtcgcccaggctggagtgcagtggtgcgatcttagctcactgcaacctctgcctcctgggttcaagctgttctcctgcctcaacctcccgagtagctgggactacaggtgtgcaccaccacacctggctaatttttgtatttttagtagaaacagggtttctccttgttggccagactgatctcaaactcttgacctcaagtgatctgcctgcctcagcctcccaaagtgctgggattacaggcatgagctaccttgaCCCGCCTAGTGCTATGGATTTTAAAATTGTTCTGTGGAGTCTGTATTTTAATTCTGCAATCTTTATTTTCTATGATATCAAAAATTCTAGATTCCAGAAGCAGATATAACTTAAATTAGCACAGACAGATGTGATTTATGAGGACATGCCctggaaagacttttttttcttttttttttgagtcggggtCTCACTCCTGtggtccaggcaggagtgcagtgatgtgatcacgactcattgcagcctctatctccctggctcaagtgatccactccatttttaaattttttataaaggcaaggtctcactatgttgcccaagctggtgttgcactcctgggctcaagctgtcctcctgccttggcctcccaaagtgctaggattacaggtgtgagccacagtgcccggccagaCTTTTTCTTGGATCTTGTTATTTGATCATCCCAGCAGAAAAGTTCAGGATAGTTGTGGattgctgaaaagaaaaaaaatctctcaactGGGGTCATAATTAATAGAAGAcagattattttcaaataaattactgAAACATACAGGAATGGTGAAATGAGATACTTGTTTCCTGttaagcaattttatttctttttttttttttttttttgaggcggagtctcgctctgtcgcccggactggagtgcagtggccagatctcagctcactgcaagctccgcctcccgggtttacgccattctcctgcctcagcctcccgagtagctgggactacagtcgcccgccacctcccccggctagtttttgtatttttagtagagacggggtttcaccgtgttagccaggatggtctcgatctcctgacctcgtgatccgcccgtctcggcctcccaaagtgctgggattacaggcttgagccaccgcgcccggcctagcaattttatttcttagcCTGTTCACTTACTTGCAGGGTTCTTAACATTGGATCTGAAGGATTTTAAAGAGTTAACAGAAATTCTGAAATGGGATGCTTGTTTCCTGTCAAGCAATTTTATTGCTTAGCTTGTTCACTTATAGGATTGGATAAAACATTGGatctgaaagatttttaaaagttatcttaTCCAATTAAGGGGATAATGATTGGAGAAATGTTTAAGCACCAAAGTCGGTAAGTGGATTTTGCTACCAGTTTTTTAATGTTGGCTGCAGTTCTGCCTTTatcttacaaaaaagaaaaaaaaaaaaagaattagcattGCTCCGTGCTACCACCTGTGTAGACTGAAAAGCTTTAACCTGGAAATATTCCTAATGAATATAGAGGAGAAAAAGCAAACTGGTATGAATATATACCAAGGACTTTTTCCATAAGATATCCCCTGAGGAATGAACCTTCATTTTGCACCAGAGGCTGTGTCTCCctgaggaaataaaaaagagatccCTGGGGTATTAATGTCTGAGACATAAATTTATAGGGCTTGATTAGTGCTCAGAAACAAAAGTCTTAACAGGGATAGTATATTGGAATTAGGTGGTATATATAAGTAAATGCAGATACACTGGTAGGAAATTGGGTTTCATAAAAATTCTGTGTTTCTTTATAAAGAAAGTCTGAAGTTTGAACAGCAGGCCTGCCTGAGGAAAAAACTGATCCTGCAGAGAATGGAGGAAAGCTGTGGGCCTGAATCAAGAAACCCAAACTTTACAAAGATTCAAGCTTTAGGAGGTTTACACTTGACATTcgaatttttcattttgttatcaggatctttttaacttttttaatccTTTATTCCTTGAAAGGATTTGGACTGTGTGTCATTTGATAAAAGAGAACTTCCTGGAATACAGTTCCCATGGCTAGGAGTGCTGCTTAAACAACCACTTGTGAGGAGCAAAGACCCCGGGCAAAGCCAGGGGCCAGTTTCTGGGCCCAGGTGATTGTTAAATTTAGAGGTCTTGATCACAGCTCTAGGAAATagattttcaaacaaaacatCGATGAGTCAAAATTTATGGAACACCTCcatgtatacattaaataaacactaagaaaaaatattctagcGACAATAAATGTAGTGGTGAAAAGATGGAATGGATTTGAGAAAATACCTCAATGTCTTCTCCAggtataaaaaatgtattattcaatGGAATTTTCAGTCCGACTAGAAGGTGGACGTAGCATTTACTAAAggacaagaacaagaaaaaaaattaaagtaggaCAAGTGTGTTTAAGGTACTTTAATTTacagttttagttttgtttattttttttgagaggaagttttgctcttgtcccccaggctggagtgcagtggtgcattctcggctcactgcaaccttcgcctcccgagttcaagcgattctcctgcctcatcctaaggagtagctgggattacaggcgcacgccaccacgcccggctaagttttgtatttttggtagagacagggtttcgccatgttggccaggctggtctggaactcctgacctcaggtgatacgccgcctcagcctcccaaactgctaggattacagtcgcgaaccactgcgcccggcctactttatagttttaatttttttttttttacataaaaatactttattttagacCTCTACATAAAAATTACAATGAGGGTTATTCCCAGGTATAGGAGCGGTGTTTCTGGTTTATAAAGAAATCATGAATGATGTTTTCAGAGACACTCGTGAAAAAGAAATGGCTCCTCGGGTTCTGAGGGTGAGGAGGAGCGCCCGCCCCCTAAGATGCAGAGTGAGTGTGCAGCACAGCCGGACCAAGGAAAAGGATTTTACCCCCTTCACGCGGGTCGGGCCGTGCCCTGGACTACAGCTCCCGTCGTGCCCCTGGCCACTCGTATTCGGCCCCGCCCCGCCTGCCGTGTCCTGCGGCGAGCGCAGGCGTGCTGCACTCTTGTCACCGCGGGCTGCGGAGGCTGGGCGGGGCTTTCGAGCGCCCGCGGGACGGTTCCGCCCTCTGACTGCACCCCCCGGGCTTCTCTTTGCAAGGTTCACCTCGAATGAGGAAGAAgcggggagggaagggaagggctgcGGCGGCGTGGGCGCAGCCCGTCGGGCCCGGGGCTGGGGAAGGCCAGGTCACGTAACTGCTGCTCTGGCGTCGGGCCGGGGAGGGGGCGCCAGCCCCGGCAGCGCGAACCCTGCGCGCGCCGCGGCTCCGAAACAGTTACCGGCTAGTAAACAACAGCTGCGCGCGCATCCGCATCAGCTGGCGCCGGGATACCGCACCTGCGACCTCCTTCTCCCTCAACCCGCTGCTCCGTCAGGCCAGCCTGCGGGGCCGTCTCCTCTGCTGGGACCCGAAGGAAGAACGGCGAGGGGGTGACCTGCGCCGGGGCGGGGGTTGGGGAGAACGCGCCTCCGGCAAAGGGGGTGGCCCGTCCTGTCACACGCAGGAGAAACCTAGGGAGCGGACCGTGGCTCAGTGGACTAGCTACGACTTGCCACGACTCTGAGCTGCAGTCCGAGGTGTCTTGATCCGCTAACCTCCTCCCAGACCCCGAGGACATTTCTGCTAGGAGAAGAGCGGGCGCGCCACCCTCACCGACCTCTCGGAGACAGAAATCCGCTCTGCCCCTGCATCCTACTCTGCTCGCCCTTCTCTCAGTAGTGTGGGTTATTTTTCCCGTTATGCATGCGCACCTTTCCCACCAGACCCAAGTGGATTGTCGACATCAAAAACACCGGGTGGCTTTGCATACACCTCCTCTCAGCCAGACCTGTGGGGTATTCACCTGATACACAACAGGTGGCCGGGTGTACACCTTTTTGCAATCTGATCCACGCTGTAGTCGCCTGATAAAGGTTGGCCTGCACGCACTTCTCTCAACTAGAACCGTGGGACACTCACCAGATAAAGGACTACCTCGACAGGAACctgggggctgaggggagggaggCTTCCTCTGCTGCCCTGAGACCATGGCACTGAGCCTTTAGTCCTGGACCAGAGGGGATAGCTAGGTAGCTCTTCATTCTGAAGGAAAGAAATCACACAAGATTGgcattgttttgtctttttgttttttgttttttttctgtcttaaaaaacaaattcacctATTGGTGATGCACTTTCTAGGACAGTCGGCTTGAATTGTGAATAGAAGGATTCTTAGTTGGGGTTTTTGGTGTGGTGTGAATCAAGGTTAttgaaatgtgttatttttcaaGTTATCTTTTGTATTATTGGAGTCGAAAGTAGCTAGCGTAAGGGGAAGATTTTGCGAGGttctccccatttttttttgttcttaaaaCGAACAAAATGCATCCTCCAGAAACCACCACCAAGATGGCTTCAGTTCGGTTCATGGTGACACCTACAAAGATCGATGACATTCCAGGTTTGTCAGACACCAGTCCGGACCTCAGCTCTCGATCTAGTTCCCGAGTAAGATTTAGCTCCCGGGAAAGTGTGCCTGAAACAAGCCGTAGTGAGCCTATGAGTGAGATGTCTGGGGCCACCACTTCGTTGGCAACTGTTGCACTGGATCCACCGAGTGACCGGACTTCTCACCCCCAGGATGTCACCGAGGGTAAGTAGAAACACAGGCCGCAACAAACTTTCATTACTGGCTTCTTTATCCAAGATGACCATCTATGGATCTGAAAGATCATAGTCATATAATTATGATTGGTCATCAGGAACCAAGGCACCTCTTTGTGAGATGCTTAGGAACTCTTTGGACATAGAGGCTCTTTGCAGTAGTAATTTGTCATGTGGGAAGGTGTATGACAAGGAGGCAGGcaaatgtatattttaacttcctcatttttgtcttagaaatgaaatgggtATTTTGATTAGGGGTGAATATCAAAGAATGTAATCATTTTTCAGCACAGAGaatcctaaattttaaaatttagtgagTCGGATATGTGTTCTCTAGTCATCATTGACTATTTGTCTGCTTTAAGGCCGGTTACGTGGAGTAGTTATTGGTCATATCTTAGTAGCTTTCTTCCAAGACTTTGGATGTGCATTGCAAAGTTCTTTTTTGAAATCTATGTTTTTATGGAGACCTTGACGCAAGTAGCTAAGCCCACTCAGGGTGATGGTGGGTAGATCTAATGTGCTATTCTGTCAAATGGAAGACTTCTAAAAAGGCTTTTAGGGCCTGATTCCCATGTAATTTCTTCTCTCTGAGCTTTAGGTGGAATGTCTGATGAGTCTTTACAGTTAGCAGGTAGCACACAAGCCACTCCTGGCTCATGTTGACTGCTGCAGACCTTTAGCTTCCTAAACCAGTTTGTGTGTGTCAGCTGGCTTGGTTTTATTTGATGTACTGGGAAGAGGTgatggaagagagagaagagagaaaatggggaGATCGTAACGTTTTTTGGACtctgaaatttaaaagtttgagACCTGtactgctttatatatttagttttatgcTGTGTTGTAACTAATATCTTTTAGTGATAAAAATTTCCCTTAGAGGCTCTTAAAATAATATCCCACCCAAGTTTGAAAACCGTAGCCTCACCCACTGTCTTGTGAAAGCAAGGCTTACTCACCATTTTCCGGTGTCAGGAAATGTTGTTCCTTTTAACCTAAAGGGTTCAGGAAACCAGAATGATTTTAGTTCCTTAATTCTGTGTGTGCTTTTAATATGTGGAGACAAGGTAGATTTGGTAAAGTTTACAGTTCTAGAATTCACTCATCCTTGactaatcattttttcttttatggagatATTATAGGTTGGTTCTCAGACTTTACTGTTTTCAACTTTTTGACAAATTTTACAGTATATCATACATTGTATTAAAATAACAGTATGGAATAAAAATTGAtcatttcctcttcctccaaattaattccaaattgtggttttagtttttatCCATCATGCTTGTATTTAGGTTGTAAAAATACCAGATAAAGACTATACCAgtgttgattttttaatgttgtaaTTATTGTTAGGTAATTTATAGTTTAGCTTGTTAGACTTGTGACCTAAATGTTATggaattgtatttttattctttggaaaaatggACTTATTTCAGTAATGTGTTAGACCAGCAGAACAGGATCCTTGTCCAGTCAGCCGTTCTGACGTTACCCTAGGCATTCTTTACAGTCTAGAGTGGTATCCTTTTACACTAGAGGGATAAAAATGGGGACTACAGGGGTAAAAATGGGGACATGTCTAAGTGAAATGTATGTTTGTTTACGTGGTTACAGATGTTAAAAGCTTGGTTCTCTATATAACACATTCCTTACTTAATGTTTAAATATTCTCCGGTACCCAGATGAAAGGGAAATTAATAGTCTGGCCATTAGAGAGCACTTTGCCCTGTTCTTGTGGAACTTTCTACTTTCTCAGTGACctaccttttatcttttttttctttctatatttaaaaaaattcttatgatGACTGTCATCATGTGATAAATTTTCCCCACCATTAGAAGAAACCACTTAGAAACATAATTATTTCACCCTTGGCTTCTCAGTATGTGAAAGCCCCTATTAGATTTAGATGTAGATCTGCAAAGGTTGCTGTTGTGAAGAAAAGGGCCTAATGTTAGTATACGTTTTCTCTAGACTGGCTTTAATATAGAAAACAACTGCATCCTTTCTACAGTTGACCATCCTTAAGCTCATAGTGCATTTCACAATTAGTTTGCTATTTTAGTATTTACAGTTCTCTGAATTTTTTGACCCTTGTACATCCTTGTGTGGTTGTGACACTAGTATGATTCTTCTTTCCCCCATGCCTCCCACATTTCTTCATGTAGAGAAACTTCCCACCTAAAGTTTCTTGTCATATGTCTTTTACTCACATTATGTCACACAAACAGGGGGTGAcacatgaa encodes:
- the NOP10 gene encoding H/ACA ribonucleoprotein complex subunit 3, with translation MFLQYYLNEEGDRVYTLKKFDPMGQQTCSAHPARFSPDDKYSRHRITIKKRFKVLMTQQPRPVL